The Corynebacterium pseudopelargi genome contains a region encoding:
- a CDS encoding MerR family transcriptional regulator, with the protein MSALTNRERSTAKPKKNMSIGVVLETLKSEFPDVTLSKIRFLESEGLISPERTPSGYRRFTEADVDRLRYILQTQRDHYLPLKVIREQLDAMDSGAVTPISQGATSAPLISADNFRGATLRRLTDADVAEKAGVAETLVHDFVQAGVIKPDVSGYFTADDVQIVAFGAQLLEFGVDARHLKSLRNAASRQADLIARAATPMARARGGQNPREHAEEISQQMSAVVVSLHASLLKSLLREELS; encoded by the coding sequence ATGAGTGCACTGACGAATCGCGAACGCAGCACTGCGAAGCCGAAGAAGAATATGTCCATCGGCGTGGTGCTGGAGACGCTGAAAAGCGAGTTCCCCGATGTGACGCTCTCGAAGATCCGCTTCTTAGAATCTGAGGGTTTGATCAGCCCGGAGCGCACGCCTTCTGGGTATCGCCGCTTTACCGAGGCCGATGTTGATCGCCTTCGCTATATCCTGCAAACCCAGCGCGATCACTACCTGCCGCTGAAGGTCATCCGTGAGCAGCTCGATGCCATGGATTCCGGCGCTGTCACCCCCATTTCACAGGGTGCTACGAGCGCGCCGCTGATTAGCGCCGATAATTTCCGCGGCGCTACCTTGCGCAGGCTTACCGACGCCGATGTTGCCGAAAAGGCCGGCGTGGCCGAGACCTTGGTCCATGACTTTGTACAGGCCGGCGTGATTAAGCCCGATGTTTCTGGCTATTTCACCGCCGACGATGTGCAGATCGTTGCCTTTGGTGCGCAATTGCTTGAATTTGGTGTGGATGCACGCCACCTGAAATCTTTGCGCAATGCTGCCTCCAGGCAGGCAGACCTGATTGCTCGGGCTGCAACCCCGATGGCCCGCGCCCGCGGCGGCCAGAATCCTCGCGAGCACGCCGAGGAAATCTCCCAGCAGATGAGCGCGGTTGTGGTTTCCTTGCACGCAAGCCTGCTGAAGTCTTTGCTGCGTGAAGAACTCTCTTAA
- the odhI gene encoding oxoglutarate dehydrogenase inhibitor Odhl — protein sequence MSEHTGTPEGQVETTSVFRADLLKEMESGANAASKSGGDVTPPAGAGMLVVKRGPNAGARFLLDRETTTAGRHPESDIFLDDVTVSRRHAEFRMKDGSFEVVDVGSLNGTYVNREPKNAETLATGDEVQIGKFRLVFLEGPKA from the coding sequence ATGAGCGAGCACACTGGCACTCCCGAAGGGCAGGTCGAGACCACCTCGGTGTTCAGGGCCGACCTGTTAAAGGAGATGGAGTCCGGAGCAAATGCCGCGTCGAAGTCCGGCGGGGACGTGACTCCGCCCGCAGGTGCCGGAATGCTGGTGGTCAAGCGCGGCCCGAATGCTGGTGCCCGTTTCCTGCTCGACCGTGAAACCACCACCGCTGGCCGTCACCCCGAAAGCGATATCTTCCTCGACGACGTGACCGTGTCGCGCCGCCACGCGGAGTTCCGCATGAAGGATGGCTCTTTCGAGGTCGTCGATGTGGGAAGCCTCAATGGCACCTACGTCAACCGTGAGCCGAAGAATGCCGAGACGCTTGCTACTGGCGATGAGGTCCAGATTGGTAAATTCCGCTTGGTCTTCTTAGAAGGCCCGAAGGCTTAA
- the secA2 gene encoding accessory Sec system translocase SecA2 gives MAGFGWFWDAMGGKTGRNQKRSKQVVAQSAKLHQSIAGLSDQELRQQGHALCADGSVQDAPKLLAVLAEASQRTLGYTPFEVQSQAVLRLLEGDVIQMDTGEGKTLVGAMAATGYALMGKTVHCVTVNEYLARRDAAWMSPLVEFFGLSVAHIEESMDAPQRRKAYRASIVYAPVTELGFDVLRDQLITSRDQAVQHGADIALVDEADSVLVDEALVPLVLAGNEPGAAPAGRITQVVAKLRPEQDFLIDGDQRNAFLSETGARRVEQMLGIDSLYSDEHVGHTLVQVNLALHARAMLTRDVHYIVRDGKVALIDTAKGRVAELQRWPDGVQAAVEAKEGLAVTEGGRILDTITLQALMGRYPRVCGMTGTAVEATDQLRQFYDLRVSVIPRNRENQRIDYPDRIYATAEEKFDAIVEDIAALHQAGRPVLVGTHDVSESEQIAAQLGQMGIAVNVLNAKNDEEEARIIAEAGDLGRVTVSTQMAGRGTDIRLGGADERDRDAVVDLGGLAVIGTALHRSKRLDQQLRGRAGRQGDPGSSVFYVSLDDDVVQVGGAGESVTAHPDADGLIEDKRVRDFIQHCQRVTEGQLLEIHSQTWKYNKLLADQRVIIDERRASLLDTEAALDALREHNPQRVEELEQRYGHELMVQAARELLLYFLDMGWSDHLAHMDDVRESIHLRAIARETPIDEFHRIAVREFKQLAQSALHQAQEAFDTVEIDATGVHLEDAGLARPSATWTYMVSDNPLSGGGNSVLRGIGAIFR, from the coding sequence GTGGCAGGATTTGGCTGGTTCTGGGATGCCATGGGCGGCAAGACAGGACGAAACCAAAAGCGAAGCAAGCAGGTGGTCGCGCAATCAGCGAAACTGCACCAAAGCATTGCTGGGCTCAGCGATCAAGAGCTGCGCCAGCAAGGGCACGCCCTTTGTGCCGATGGCAGTGTCCAAGATGCGCCTAAGCTGCTGGCGGTGCTGGCAGAGGCAAGTCAACGCACCCTCGGTTACACCCCATTCGAGGTGCAGTCGCAGGCGGTACTGCGTTTGCTTGAAGGCGACGTTATCCAGATGGATACCGGAGAAGGCAAAACCCTCGTTGGCGCCATGGCAGCTACCGGCTATGCCCTGATGGGTAAAACGGTGCATTGCGTAACCGTGAACGAATATCTGGCACGCCGCGATGCTGCGTGGATGTCGCCGCTGGTGGAGTTCTTTGGTTTGAGCGTGGCTCATATTGAAGAGTCGATGGATGCCCCGCAGCGTCGCAAGGCCTATCGGGCTTCGATCGTCTACGCCCCGGTGACTGAACTTGGCTTTGATGTGCTGCGCGATCAATTGATCACCTCCCGCGATCAAGCTGTGCAACACGGCGCAGATATTGCGTTGGTAGACGAAGCCGATTCGGTGCTCGTAGATGAAGCGCTTGTGCCCCTCGTGCTCGCCGGCAATGAACCAGGGGCTGCACCTGCCGGTCGTATCACCCAGGTGGTGGCGAAATTACGCCCCGAGCAGGATTTCTTAATCGATGGCGACCAGCGCAACGCATTCTTAAGCGAGACTGGCGCACGCCGGGTAGAGCAGATGCTCGGTATTGATTCCCTGTACTCAGATGAGCACGTTGGCCACACCCTTGTGCAGGTAAACCTGGCGCTTCATGCCCGCGCCATGCTCACCAGGGACGTGCACTATATCGTCCGCGACGGCAAGGTGGCATTAATTGATACCGCCAAAGGCCGCGTGGCTGAACTGCAGCGCTGGCCCGATGGTGTGCAAGCCGCCGTGGAGGCAAAAGAGGGGCTTGCCGTGACCGAGGGCGGGCGGATCCTCGACACGATCACGCTGCAAGCGCTCATGGGCCGATACCCCCGTGTGTGCGGCATGACGGGCACGGCTGTGGAGGCCACCGATCAGCTCCGGCAATTCTATGATCTGCGCGTATCTGTGATTCCTCGTAATAGGGAAAACCAGCGGATTGATTACCCCGATCGGATCTATGCCACAGCCGAGGAGAAATTCGACGCGATCGTCGAAGATATTGCCGCCTTGCACCAAGCAGGTCGCCCAGTGCTCGTTGGCACCCATGACGTATCAGAATCCGAGCAAATTGCTGCGCAGCTTGGGCAGATGGGCATTGCCGTTAATGTGCTGAATGCAAAAAATGATGAAGAAGAAGCACGCATCATCGCTGAGGCTGGTGATCTTGGCAGGGTGACGGTTTCTACCCAAATGGCCGGCCGCGGTACCGATATTCGCCTTGGTGGCGCAGATGAGCGCGATCGCGATGCCGTAGTAGACCTCGGCGGGCTTGCCGTCATTGGTACGGCGCTGCATCGTTCGAAGCGCCTAGACCAACAACTCCGTGGCCGCGCAGGACGACAGGGCGATCCCGGATCCAGTGTGTTCTACGTTTCGCTTGACGACGACGTAGTCCAGGTCGGCGGTGCAGGTGAATCTGTTACAGCGCACCCGGATGCTGACGGCCTCATTGAAGATAAGCGTGTGCGTGACTTTATCCAGCACTGCCAGCGTGTGACAGAAGGCCAGCTTTTAGAGATCCACTCTCAGACATGGAAGTACAACAAGCTGCTTGCAGATCAGCGTGTGATCATCGACGAACGCCGCGCAAGCCTGCTTGATACAGAGGCAGCCCTTGATGCCTTGCGCGAGCATAATCCGCAGCGCGTAGAGGAGTTAGAGCAGCGCTATGGCCATGAGCTGATGGTGCAGGCTGCCCGTGAGCTTTTGCTGTATTTCTTGGATATGGGCTGGAGTGATCACCTGGCGCACATGGATGATGTGCGCGAGTCGATCCATTTGCGCGCCATTGCTCGCGAAACGCCCATCGATGAATTCCACCGCATTGCCGTGCGTGAATTTAAGCAATTGGCCCAATCTGCACTGCATCAGGCTCAAGAGGCCTTTGACACGGTTGAGATCGATGCCACAGGTGTGCACCTGGAAGATGCAGGTTTGGCCCGCCCGAGTGCTACGTGGACCTATATGGTCAGCGACAACCCGCTCAGCGGTGGCGGTAACAGCGTATTGCGCGGAATAGGGGCAATCTTCCGTTAG
- a CDS encoding bifunctional alpha/beta hydrolase/OsmC family protein — MHSESVKVPSSRGYQLAATIDFPDTTPLAFAMFAHCFTGSRFTPAASRVSKTLAEMGIACLRFDFPGLGQSEGNFHETSFSENVEDIIAVNQWITEHYEAPQLLIGHSLGGAASLKAATQLKNLKGVATIGAPFDPAHAVLHFADRIGEVDENGAVTLTLGGHEITISREFLEDLAETNPEAYLPKLRKPLLILHSPIDTTVGVENAQLIYQLTRYPKSLVTLHKADHLVTRQGAAQTAARQIRTWFDQYMVPNSALDDQDTIPEGVAVARSIRAGKFADIVHTGSHTFTTDREKTAGGKNLGYTPTQMIIAAIAASTSQAVREAAKASKISIGQVEVQVNTALSSDDQLHLRRSIAIEGDISHEEREELLYAARNSGIEQLFGPKVTIEEE, encoded by the coding sequence ATGCATTCCGAGAGCGTCAAGGTGCCTTCCTCGCGGGGCTACCAATTGGCCGCCACCATCGATTTCCCCGACACCACGCCGTTGGCCTTTGCCATGTTCGCGCACTGCTTTACCGGCTCGCGCTTTACACCTGCTGCTTCAAGGGTGAGCAAGACCTTGGCGGAGATGGGGATTGCTTGTTTGCGTTTCGATTTCCCGGGCCTTGGCCAATCGGAGGGCAACTTCCACGAGACGAGCTTTAGCGAAAACGTTGAAGACATCATCGCGGTGAACCAGTGGATTACTGAGCACTATGAGGCACCCCAGTTGCTCATTGGTCACTCGCTTGGTGGTGCTGCCTCTTTGAAGGCTGCAACGCAGTTGAAAAACCTCAAGGGTGTCGCCACCATCGGTGCGCCTTTCGACCCAGCCCACGCGGTGTTGCACTTTGCCGACCGCATTGGCGAGGTAGATGAAAATGGTGCCGTCACCCTCACCCTGGGCGGGCACGAGATCACGATTTCCAGGGAGTTCCTGGAGGACCTGGCAGAAACCAACCCCGAGGCCTACCTGCCCAAGCTTCGCAAGCCGCTGTTGATTCTGCACTCCCCGATCGATACCACCGTGGGCGTGGAAAATGCTCAGCTTATTTATCAGCTCACCCGCTACCCCAAGTCGCTGGTGACCTTGCACAAGGCTGATCACCTCGTTACTCGCCAGGGTGCTGCGCAAACGGCGGCGCGCCAGATTCGCACCTGGTTTGATCAGTACATGGTGCCGAATAGCGCCCTGGATGATCAGGACACCATTCCTGAAGGTGTTGCCGTGGCTCGCTCCATCCGTGCCGGCAAGTTTGCCGATATTGTGCACACCGGTTCGCATACCTTTACCACCGATCGTGAAAAGACCGCAGGTGGAAAGAACCTGGGTTATACGCCAACGCAGATGATTATTGCTGCCATCGCAGCTTCTACTTCGCAGGCCGTGCGAGAGGCAGCCAAGGCCTCCAAGATCAGCATCGGGCAGGTAGAGGTGCAGGTGAATACCGCGCTGAGCAGCGATGATCAACTGCATCTGCGTCGCAGCATCGCCATCGAGGGCGATATTAGCCACGAGGAGCGTGAAGAATTGCTCTACGCAGCCCGCAATAGCGGCATTGAGCAGCTCTTCGGCCCAAAGGTCACTATCGAGGAGGAATAG
- a CDS encoding YchJ family protein: MSKQCICGSSQLFDACCGPLLSGEKKAPTAERLMRSRFSAFATGNREYLLQTWDPNTVPDSLELDPDITFESLQIVDTHRGGLFDDQGVVEFIARYDHDGTKGSQHERSFFRRLNGAWVYTSGIVNT; this comes from the coding sequence GTGTCTAAGCAATGTATTTGCGGTTCCTCGCAGCTTTTCGACGCCTGCTGTGGCCCACTGCTTAGCGGAGAGAAAAAGGCGCCTACTGCCGAACGTTTGATGCGCTCGCGCTTTAGCGCCTTCGCCACCGGAAACCGCGAATACTTGCTGCAAACCTGGGATCCAAACACCGTGCCCGACTCTCTTGAGCTCGACCCCGACATCACCTTTGAAAGCCTCCAGATCGTAGACACCCATAGGGGTGGACTCTTCGATGATCAAGGCGTGGTGGAATTTATCGCCAGGTATGACCACGACGGCACCAAGGGCAGCCAGCATGAGCGCAGCTTTTTCCGCCGCCTCAACGGTGCGTGGGTCTATACTTCCGGCATCGTGAATACTTAG
- a CDS encoding tyrosine-type recombinase/integrase, which translates to MTRQRARKGHKRSSFGSVRELKSGRFQARFTDFDGYRRQAPFTFEAELDALAWLAQAKRLVSIGVSPLEVDSNESGDQLPTVGVAVVEWLEDLEIQQRQGLVRLSTLTTYRNIIDTRVLNHRALCSIRIDQLKPRHVLAWWNDIALKHPDTPDRNKRAYGRLKAVLAVYVERGDIPVNPVQIRAARNNPPKQDKRLAETAELQAILDAVPDNYRVATCLCLFHGLRIGEALALQRKHITQDNGRLTVTVEATLSRVPDGNGHVFMQRNPPKTKAGYRTVPVLKEFQSLIRRGVDKYTEHPEDYVTTTKNGAVVLDTSFRSMFHRAKDKAGVCSDITPHYGRNWLITRLAEQGATPKEIGRILGQTDVSTIVGVYMKVREHRPAELMEAVNVGLDTP; encoded by the coding sequence ATGACCAGGCAAAGGGCACGAAAAGGGCACAAACGCTCCAGCTTCGGCAGCGTCCGTGAACTTAAATCGGGTCGGTTCCAAGCACGGTTTACCGACTTCGACGGCTACCGGCGTCAAGCCCCGTTCACGTTTGAGGCAGAACTCGACGCTCTAGCGTGGCTTGCACAAGCCAAACGCCTCGTTTCTATCGGGGTTTCACCACTCGAAGTAGACAGCAACGAATCCGGGGATCAACTCCCAACAGTCGGTGTTGCGGTGGTGGAATGGCTCGAAGATCTTGAGATACAACAGCGTCAAGGCCTCGTGCGTCTTTCAACACTCACGACGTACCGAAACATTATTGATACCCGCGTGTTAAACCACCGGGCGTTGTGCAGTATCCGAATTGACCAGCTCAAACCCCGCCATGTCCTAGCGTGGTGGAACGATATTGCGCTGAAACATCCGGATACACCGGATCGCAACAAACGCGCTTACGGTCGCTTAAAGGCGGTGTTGGCCGTCTACGTTGAACGCGGGGATATACCCGTGAACCCGGTGCAAATTAGAGCTGCCCGAAACAATCCCCCGAAACAAGATAAGCGTTTAGCTGAAACGGCGGAGCTGCAAGCAATTCTGGACGCGGTTCCAGACAACTACCGGGTAGCAACCTGCCTATGCCTGTTTCACGGTCTACGGATTGGTGAGGCGTTAGCGCTCCAGCGTAAGCACATTACCCAAGACAACGGACGGCTAACCGTTACGGTTGAGGCCACGCTATCTCGCGTGCCCGATGGTAACGGCCACGTGTTCATGCAACGCAACCCACCAAAGACCAAAGCGGGCTACCGAACAGTGCCCGTGCTGAAAGAGTTTCAGTCACTCATACGTAGGGGCGTGGATAAGTACACGGAGCACCCCGAAGATTATGTGACCACCACCAAAAACGGTGCTGTTGTCCTGGATACTTCGTTTCGCTCCATGTTCCATCGGGCGAAAGATAAAGCCGGGGTGTGCAGCGACATTACTCCCCACTACGGCAGGAATTGGTTAATCACCAGGTTGGCAGAACAAGGCGCTACACCGAAGGAGATTGGCCGAATACTTGGGCAAACCGACGTGTCCACCATCGTTGGTGTGTACATGAAAGTTCGTGAACATCGTCCGGCTGAACTCATGGAAGCTGTAAACGTTGGTCTAGATACGCCATAA